A genomic stretch from Thermonema lapsum includes:
- a CDS encoding ferredoxin produces MKKKYRVIQYRQKCIGCNACVEVAPERWRMSKKDGKSVLLGAKEKKGIFSVLIHEEELEANRLAAEYCPVNIIRILDT; encoded by the coding sequence ATGAAAAAGAAATACAGAGTCATACAATACCGCCAAAAATGCATCGGTTGCAATGCCTGTGTGGAAGTAGCCCCGGAGCGCTGGCGCATGTCCAAAAAAGACGGTAAATCGGTGTTGCTTGGCGCAAAAGAAAAGAAAGGCATCTTTTCGGTGCTTATTCATGAAGAAGAACTGGAAGCCAATCGTTTGGCAGCTGAATATTGCCCGGTGAATATTATCCGCATTTTGGATACATAG
- a CDS encoding U32 family peptidase, which yields MAQMELMAPAGSFEAIASAVKAGANSIYFGIEQLNMRARSSINFTLEDLPKIVDMTASKGVKSYITLNTIIYDHDLRLMREIVDASKAAGVNAIIASDHAVMSYCRRVGMPVHISTQANITNIETVEFYSAFADVMVMARELSLKQVADIVREIERRQVKGPSGELVRIEIFGHGALCMAVSGKCYLSLHSHNASANRGACIQNCRRSYIVIDKEEGYELEIDNEYIMSAKDLCTIDFLDKIIEAGVSVLKIEGRGRSADYVYVTTRCYREAIDSIAEGTYTPEKIAEWKERLATVYNRGFWDGYYLGRKLGEWSKEYGSAATKRKIYLGRGRKYFDRIGVAEFEMETHSLRVGDEIMITGPTTGFIQTKVEELRIDDRPVEEVKKGDIFSVKVPEKVRPSDKLYKVVEVSQKAETEA from the coding sequence ATGGCTCAAATGGAACTAATGGCGCCGGCGGGAAGCTTCGAGGCGATTGCCTCGGCAGTGAAGGCAGGAGCAAACTCTATCTACTTTGGCATTGAGCAGCTCAACATGCGGGCGCGCTCAAGCATCAACTTTACTTTGGAAGATTTGCCCAAAATCGTGGATATGACCGCCTCGAAAGGCGTGAAATCATACATTACGCTCAACACCATCATTTATGACCACGACCTGCGCCTCATGCGCGAAATCGTGGATGCCTCGAAGGCAGCCGGGGTAAATGCCATCATCGCCTCCGACCATGCGGTGATGAGCTACTGCCGTCGTGTGGGCATGCCCGTGCATATCTCTACTCAAGCCAACATCACCAACATCGAAACTGTGGAGTTTTACTCCGCCTTTGCCGATGTGATGGTGATGGCGCGTGAGCTGAGTTTGAAGCAAGTAGCCGATATTGTGCGAGAAATAGAGCGCCGTCAAGTGAAGGGTCCCTCGGGTGAGCTGGTGCGTATCGAAATTTTTGGACATGGAGCGCTCTGCATGGCAGTGTCTGGCAAATGCTATCTTAGTTTGCACTCACACAATGCCTCTGCTAACCGTGGAGCTTGCATTCAGAATTGCCGCCGCAGCTATATCGTCATCGACAAAGAAGAAGGATATGAGTTGGAGATAGACAATGAGTACATTATGTCTGCCAAAGATTTGTGCACCATTGACTTCTTAGACAAAATCATAGAAGCAGGTGTGAGTGTGCTTAAAATAGAGGGGCGTGGGCGCTCTGCCGACTACGTATATGTAACTACCCGTTGTTATCGCGAGGCTATCGACAGCATCGCCGAAGGAACCTATACCCCCGAAAAGATAGCCGAATGGAAAGAGCGACTGGCTACGGTCTATAACCGCGGCTTCTGGGATGGCTATTATTTGGGACGAAAACTGGGCGAGTGGAGCAAAGAATATGGTTCGGCTGCTACCAAACGTAAAATCTATTTGGGTCGCGGACGCAAATACTTCGACCGCATCGGCGTGGCAGAGTTTGAAATGGAAACCCACAGCCTGCGCGTAGGCGATGAAATCATGATTACGGGACCCACCACCGGATTCATACAAACCAAAGTGGAAGAGCTACGCATAGACGACCGCCCCGTAGAAGAAGTGAAAAAAGGCGATATCTTCTCCGTGAAAGTGCCCGAAAAAGTGCGCCCTTCTGATAAGCTTTACAAAGTGGTAGAGGTCTCGCAGAAAGCCGAAACAGAAGCCTGA
- the prmC gene encoding peptide chain release factor N(5)-glutamine methyltransferase translates to MPVKPYKEWERGLLERLLVVYTEPEARAIARWLLEKRACAGSAQRLLNAPLSLSEAVSRRIEQDIERLLRHEPVQYVLGEAYFFGMRFEVSPAVLIPRRETEELVEWVLQSIAPGQPLRLLDIGTGSGCIAITLKKHLPAVEVHAWDVSSQALEQAARNAAFHHVEIRFSHKDVLREAAASTHNEQWEVIVSNPPYIPKKEKALMQRHVLDYEPPIALFVDDSRPLLFYEAIARYAWHTLLPGGYLFFEIHEDYGMACKHMLEQYGFQQVQLRRDMQGKQRMLRACKA, encoded by the coding sequence ATGCCTGTTAAACCTTACAAAGAATGGGAGAGGGGGCTGCTTGAACGCCTTTTGGTGGTATATACCGAGCCGGAAGCGCGTGCCATTGCCCGCTGGTTGCTTGAAAAGCGCGCCTGCGCAGGCAGTGCCCAACGCCTGTTGAATGCCCCTTTGTCTTTAAGCGAAGCAGTAAGCCGGCGTATAGAGCAGGATATAGAGCGTTTGCTGCGTCATGAGCCCGTGCAGTATGTACTTGGCGAGGCTTATTTCTTTGGCATGCGCTTCGAAGTAAGCCCTGCTGTTTTGATTCCCCGCCGAGAAACCGAAGAGCTTGTGGAGTGGGTGCTGCAGTCCATAGCGCCCGGGCAGCCACTTCGTTTGTTAGACATAGGTACCGGCAGCGGGTGTATTGCCATCACCTTGAAGAAACACCTGCCGGCTGTCGAAGTGCACGCTTGGGATGTGTCGTCGCAAGCGCTTGAGCAAGCCGCTCGCAATGCAGCCTTTCATCATGTGGAAATTCGGTTTTCGCACAAGGATGTTCTGAGAGAAGCTGCGGCTTCCACTCACAACGAGCAGTGGGAAGTCATTGTGAGCAATCCGCCTTATATACCTAAAAAGGAAAAAGCGCTTATGCAGCGCCATGTGCTTGATTATGAACCGCCTATAGCCCTTTTTGTCGATGACAGTCGCCCCCTGCTTTTTTATGAAGCCATTGCCCGTTATGCGTGGCATACGCTGCTGCCCGGCGGATATTTGTTTTTTGAAATACACGAGGATTACGGGATGGCTTGCAAACACATGCTTGAACAGTATGGGTTTCAGCAGGTGCAGCTGCGCCGCGATATGCAGGGCAAACAGCGCATGCTTCGCGCTTGCAAAGCATAA
- a CDS encoding class I SAM-dependent methyltransferase: MKALIRWSLRFIPRPWLQRAVPAIFPILAVWYRGKRYECPICQSRWRKMLPYGRVQMRANALCPKCQSLERHRLIWLYLQRKTDFFSAPHKVLHIAPEVCFVERFKQLPQLKYYTADLESPWADIKMDIRRMPLEDNSFDIIFCNHVLEHIDDEQQALRELYRVLRPGGWALLQVPINYELEHTFEDPSIESPEAREKYYGQNDHVRQYGRDYAQRLEKAGFRVKADAFVKTLPPDEVRRFALPANEILYIAVKP; the protein is encoded by the coding sequence ATGAAAGCCCTCATTCGATGGAGTTTGCGCTTTATTCCCCGTCCATGGCTTCAAAGAGCTGTTCCGGCGATTTTTCCGATACTTGCGGTTTGGTACCGAGGCAAGCGCTATGAATGCCCCATATGCCAAAGCCGGTGGCGCAAAATGCTGCCCTACGGCAGGGTGCAAATGCGGGCAAATGCGCTCTGCCCCAAATGCCAGTCGTTGGAACGACACCGTCTGATATGGTTATACCTGCAACGAAAAACAGACTTTTTCTCTGCTCCTCATAAGGTGCTGCACATAGCCCCCGAAGTTTGTTTTGTGGAACGTTTCAAACAGTTGCCACAGCTGAAGTATTATACTGCCGACCTCGAATCGCCTTGGGCAGACATCAAAATGGATATCCGCCGCATGCCACTTGAAGACAACAGCTTTGACATTATTTTTTGTAATCATGTGCTCGAACACATAGACGACGAACAGCAGGCGCTGCGGGAATTGTACAGAGTGCTGCGTCCCGGTGGTTGGGCACTTCTTCAAGTGCCTATCAACTACGAGCTGGAACACACCTTCGAAGACCCCAGCATAGAAAGCCCCGAAGCACGTGAAAAATACTACGGACAAAACGACCACGTGCGCCAATATGGGCGCGACTATGCTCAACGTTTAGAAAAAGCAGGCTTTCGAGTGAAGGCAGATGCCTTTGTAAAAACACTGCCGCCCGATGAAGTGCGTCGTTTTGCGCTTCCCGCCAACGAAATTCTGTATATTGCCGTAAAACCATAG
- a CDS encoding M1 family metallopeptidase codes for MKIHPFRVLMVLPCFFMMLPGFAQKESYSRADSLLGTLTPLRGCYDVHHYDLSLRILPESKSISGSNTIYFTATRTFKEMQIDLAANLAIRRIEWKGSALPFNREAQAVYVRFPKNIKAGSQSSITVYYEGKPQEARNAPWDGGFVWKSHQGKLWIGVACEGVGAHVWYPNKDHLSDEPDSVRLHYEVPQGLWAVGNGQFAGIDTLQDGFVRFHWRVTYPINNYNITLYVAPYVHWQDEYTSDDEKRLRLDYFVLPGNEEKAKQQFAQVKPMLRCYEKYFGKYPFWRDGYKLVESPYLGMEHQSAIAYGNGYQNGYLGRSLSTATQIGERFDFIIIHESGHEYWGNLLSCQDRADMWLHESWCTYSEALYVECMWGKDAADAYLAGYRPLIQNQALMLAPRGVHADPPGDIYFKGALMLQTLRHIVANDKLWFRAIRSVLEEFGYKTVDTPTFIRFFSQQLNADYSLFFKQYLEYKDIPVFEYHVLRGKLHYRWKANVPEFEMPFVVSWPGETHRLRVTTQWQSLPLPHQVKKEDLIFDTHHFLVDVKETYEN; via the coding sequence ATGAAGATACATCCTTTTCGAGTGCTTATGGTCTTACCTTGCTTTTTTATGATGCTGCCCGGCTTTGCGCAAAAAGAAAGCTACAGCCGTGCCGATTCGCTTTTAGGTACGCTCACGCCCCTGCGCGGCTGCTACGACGTACACCATTATGACTTGTCTTTGCGCATTCTGCCCGAAAGCAAAAGCATCAGCGGCAGCAATACTATTTATTTCACCGCTACCCGCACTTTCAAAGAAATGCAGATAGATTTGGCTGCTAATCTCGCCATTCGGCGCATCGAGTGGAAGGGAAGTGCTCTTCCTTTCAACAGAGAAGCGCAAGCGGTATATGTCCGCTTTCCCAAAAATATAAAAGCGGGTAGCCAAAGCAGTATTACGGTTTACTACGAAGGCAAACCACAAGAAGCCCGCAATGCTCCGTGGGATGGGGGCTTTGTATGGAAAAGCCATCAAGGCAAGCTTTGGATAGGCGTTGCCTGCGAAGGCGTGGGCGCACACGTATGGTATCCTAACAAAGACCACCTGTCAGACGAACCGGACAGCGTGCGCCTGCATTATGAAGTACCGCAAGGCTTATGGGCTGTGGGCAACGGGCAGTTTGCAGGAATTGACACCCTTCAAGATGGCTTCGTACGTTTTCATTGGCGCGTAACCTATCCCATCAACAACTACAACATCACACTGTATGTAGCGCCATATGTGCATTGGCAAGACGAATACACCAGCGACGATGAAAAAAGGCTACGGTTAGATTATTTCGTACTGCCCGGCAATGAAGAGAAGGCGAAACAGCAATTCGCACAAGTAAAACCCATGCTCCGCTGCTATGAAAAGTATTTCGGGAAATATCCTTTTTGGCGCGATGGCTATAAGCTGGTAGAGTCGCCCTATTTGGGCATGGAACACCAAAGTGCCATTGCCTATGGCAACGGTTACCAGAATGGCTATCTTGGGCGCAGCCTCAGCACCGCTACCCAAATAGGCGAGCGCTTCGACTTTATCATCATCCACGAGTCGGGACATGAATATTGGGGCAACCTGTTGAGCTGCCAGGACCGCGCCGACATGTGGCTGCACGAAAGTTGGTGCACTTATAGCGAAGCCCTTTATGTGGAATGTATGTGGGGCAAAGATGCTGCCGATGCTTATTTAGCAGGTTACCGCCCGCTCATACAAAACCAAGCGCTCATGCTGGCACCACGGGGTGTGCATGCCGACCCACCCGGCGATATTTATTTCAAAGGCGCTTTGATGCTGCAAACGCTGCGTCACATCGTTGCCAACGACAAATTATGGTTCCGTGCCATACGGTCGGTACTCGAAGAGTTCGGCTATAAAACGGTGGACACACCCACTTTTATTCGCTTTTTCTCGCAGCAGCTCAATGCTGATTACAGCCTTTTCTTCAAGCAGTATCTTGAATACAAAGACATCCCAGTGTTTGAATACCATGTACTGCGCGGCAAGCTGCATTACCGCTGGAAAGCCAACGTGCCCGAGTTCGAGATGCCTTTTGTGGTATCATGGCCCGGTGAAACCCACCGCCTACGTGTAACTACCCAATGGCAAAGCCTACCCCTGCCGCATCAAGTAAAAAAGGAAGATTTGATTTTCGACACCCATCATTTCCTCGTTGATGTGAAAGAAACCTACGAAAACTGA
- the sdaAA gene encoding L-serine ammonia-lyase, iron-sulfur-dependent, subunit alpha, protein MTIQFDSFQEWAQFCQKHNCKLYEPVLRYEIELRNRSEEEIWAHMRKAYGVMCEAIETGLTEDMRSRSGMIDNGGKKVYHSPITVLSPEFQKLVARAVAAKEVNSCMGRIVAAPTAGASGIMPAVLYTLQEVHQLPEQVILESMLVAAGIALIIEKKAGIAGAVGGCQAETGTAAAMGAGAIVYALGGNTEQVFNAVGITIQCMLGLVCDPIAGLVEMPCVVRNASAAAIAYSSAQLSIAGMSGVVPVDECVMAMGEVGQSMETRYKETAQGGLATTPTGLAIAQRVLVQDIEILDDEEQQENQ, encoded by the coding sequence ATGACCATACAGTTCGATTCTTTTCAAGAGTGGGCTCAATTTTGCCAAAAACATAACTGCAAACTCTACGAGCCGGTACTGCGCTACGAAATAGAGCTACGCAACCGCAGCGAGGAAGAGATATGGGCACACATGCGCAAAGCCTACGGCGTGATGTGTGAAGCCATAGAAACAGGCTTAACCGAAGACATGCGCTCCCGCTCGGGCATGATTGATAACGGCGGCAAGAAAGTGTATCACAGCCCGATAACGGTGCTTTCGCCCGAATTCCAAAAGCTGGTAGCCCGGGCAGTTGCTGCCAAAGAAGTCAACTCCTGCATGGGGCGTATCGTAGCAGCGCCCACGGCTGGTGCTTCGGGCATCATGCCAGCGGTGCTCTATACTCTGCAAGAGGTACACCAGTTGCCCGAACAAGTGATTCTTGAAAGCATGCTGGTAGCAGCAGGCATTGCCCTCATCATCGAAAAGAAAGCGGGCATTGCAGGTGCAGTAGGCGGCTGCCAAGCAGAAACCGGCACCGCTGCTGCCATGGGCGCCGGCGCTATAGTGTATGCTCTGGGGGGCAATACCGAACAGGTATTTAATGCCGTGGGCATCACCATACAGTGCATGCTGGGCTTGGTATGCGACCCCATCGCTGGGTTGGTAGAAATGCCCTGCGTGGTACGCAATGCAAGCGCCGCTGCCATTGCTTACTCCTCAGCGCAGCTATCCATAGCAGGCATGAGTGGTGTGGTACCCGTAGATGAATGTGTGATGGCGATGGGTGAAGTAGGACAAAGCATGGAAACCCGCTATAAAGAAACTGCCCAAGGCGGCTTGGCAACAACCCCTACCGGGCTTGCCATAGCTCAAAGGGTGCTTGTGCAGGATATAGAAATCCTCGATGATGAAGAGCAACAAGAAAACCAATAA